The proteins below are encoded in one region of Metabacillus dongyingensis:
- the cobI gene encoding precorrin-2 C(20)-methyltransferase yields the protein MIGTLYGLGVGPGDPELLTVKAFRKLKESPVIAYPKKRKGSKSYAQRIIDVYITPGEKEMLGLVFPMTKDPDILEREWSKTVDLVWEKLKAGKDVAFVTEGDPLLYSTFIHMMNLVKVRYPEVNIQTVPGISSINGAASRLGIALAEGDDHVAIIPARDDYEAMKKAIIENDCIIFIKVAKVMDLMLKILRELDLLNKASVVTKVTSDEEIIWDIQELDRAELEYLTLMVVRK from the coding sequence ATGATAGGAACATTATACGGTTTAGGTGTAGGTCCTGGTGATCCGGAGCTTCTGACAGTAAAAGCTTTTCGAAAGCTTAAGGAATCTCCAGTGATCGCATACCCTAAAAAAAGAAAAGGCAGCAAAAGCTATGCCCAGCGAATTATTGATGTGTACATAACGCCAGGAGAAAAAGAGATGTTAGGTCTTGTTTTTCCAATGACAAAGGACCCTGACATACTTGAACGTGAATGGTCAAAAACAGTGGATCTTGTCTGGGAAAAGCTAAAGGCAGGCAAAGATGTCGCGTTTGTTACCGAGGGTGATCCCCTTTTATACAGTACATTTATTCATATGATGAACCTTGTAAAGGTCCGCTATCCCGAAGTGAACATTCAAACGGTGCCTGGGATTTCATCCATTAATGGTGCAGCTTCAAGACTTGGTATTGCACTTGCAGAAGGGGATGACCATGTCGCGATCATTCCTGCAAGAGATGACTATGAAGCTATGAAAAAAGCAATCATTGAAAACGACTGCATCATTTTTATCAAGGTCGCGAAAGTCATGGATCTCATGCTAAAGATCCTGCGGGAACTGGATTTACTGAACAAAGCTTCTGTTGTGACAAAGGTAACTTCCGATGAGGAAATTATATGGGACATTCAGGAGCTGGATCGAGCAGAATTGGAATATTTAACATTAATGGTGGTGAGAAAATAA
- the cbiE gene encoding precorrin-6y C5,15-methyltransferase (decarboxylating) subunit CbiE has protein sequence MTKKVKLIGIGDDGKQSLLPIYEKWIYESEILVGGERQLSFFKDYQGEKVTIKGSLPSLVAYLSKETKRIVVLASGDPLFYGIGSYLAKKLDVEIYPYISSVQLAFARMNESWQDAYVLSVHGRSMKGLVQRIHGRKKVALLTDAKNTPSEIARYLLSFNMNEYRAFVAENLGGENERCAFYELEEMENLEFSPLNVVVLQKISESKTWQFGIDDDEFYQRKPEKGLLTKKEIRTISLSELKLTESSIVWDIGTCTGSVAIEACLIAKEGQVFAIEKNEHDLENCRLNMAKFHTDFTVIQGKAPNHLEEFPDPDAIFIGGTAGSMEDILTVCCSRLKKGGRIVLNAVTIENLMQAVDGFKSKGFETKITLAQISRSKPILNLTRFDALNPIYIITAQHTEGEQP, from the coding sequence ATGACAAAGAAGGTTAAGCTAATTGGAATAGGTGATGATGGAAAACAGAGTCTTCTTCCTATCTATGAAAAATGGATTTATGAGAGTGAAATACTAGTAGGAGGGGAAAGGCAGTTATCTTTCTTCAAAGATTATCAAGGTGAAAAAGTTACCATCAAAGGTAGTTTACCTTCGCTAGTTGCATATTTGAGCAAAGAAACTAAGAGAATTGTCGTTTTAGCATCTGGTGATCCTTTATTTTATGGAATTGGCAGTTATTTAGCCAAGAAGCTTGATGTCGAAATTTATCCTTATATAAGCTCGGTCCAGCTGGCATTTGCAAGAATGAATGAAAGCTGGCAGGATGCCTATGTATTAAGCGTTCATGGGAGAAGCATGAAAGGACTGGTCCAACGAATACATGGGCGTAAAAAAGTAGCGCTGCTTACTGATGCTAAAAATACCCCTTCTGAAATTGCCCGATATTTACTTTCATTTAATATGAATGAGTACAGGGCATTTGTGGCTGAAAATCTGGGTGGTGAAAATGAACGCTGTGCTTTTTACGAACTTGAAGAAATGGAGAACCTTGAATTTTCGCCGCTTAACGTGGTCGTTCTGCAAAAGATTTCTGAGAGTAAAACGTGGCAGTTTGGGATTGATGATGATGAGTTTTATCAAAGAAAGCCAGAAAAGGGATTACTGACAAAAAAAGAAATCCGGACCATCAGCCTAAGTGAATTAAAGCTAACAGAAAGCAGCATTGTTTGGGATATTGGAACATGTACTGGTTCTGTTGCAATTGAAGCTTGTTTAATTGCAAAAGAAGGACAGGTTTTTGCGATTGAAAAAAATGAACATGACCTTGAAAATTGCCGGTTAAATATGGCGAAATTCCATACAGATTTTACTGTAATTCAAGGAAAAGCACCAAATCATCTAGAGGAATTTCCAGATCCTGATGCGATCTTTATTGGCGGAACTGCTGGGAGTATGGAGGATATTTTGACTGTTTGTTGTTCGCGTTTAAAAAAAGGCGGACGAATTGTGTTAAATGCAGTAACAATTGAAAATTTAATGCAAGCTGTTGATGGATTTAAAAGCAAAGGGTTTGAAACAAAAATTACACTTGCTCAGATTTCCAGGAGTAAACCGATTTTAAACCTCACACGATTTGATGCATTAAATCCGATCTATATTATTACCGCACAGCATACGGAAGGGGAACAACCATGA
- a CDS encoding cobalt-precorrin-5B (C(1))-methyltransferase, whose protein sequence is MDGKAKKKDKKEMRSGYTTGACATATTKAALIALITGEPQAEATIFLPVGKFATFEMESCIVEPGLAEAGTIKDAGDDPDATHGALIKAAVSWCEKPGITLDGGVGVGRVTKEGLPVPVGEAAINPVPRKMIYETAEEVLSSHGLIRGIKIIISVPDGEKMAEKTLNKRLGIIGGISILGTRGTVIPFSSSAYMASIVQAISVARASKCDHAVITTGGRSEKFGIKQYPDLAEEAFVEMGDFVGFTLKQCKRQGIKKVSLVGMMGKFSKVAQGVMMVHSKSAPVDFNFLANVASEAGVKDQQLIQTIRQANTASQVGDLMLELGYHDFFTILCDYCCTAGLKEVGGGISIETSLYSMKGTLLGKAGKNDKEG, encoded by the coding sequence ATGGATGGAAAAGCAAAAAAGAAAGATAAAAAGGAGATGCGCTCTGGATATACAACGGGCGCATGCGCAACGGCTACAACGAAAGCTGCATTAATTGCATTAATTACAGGTGAACCCCAGGCTGAAGCAACGATTTTTTTGCCAGTCGGGAAATTTGCAACCTTTGAAATGGAAAGCTGCATCGTTGAGCCTGGTCTAGCTGAAGCCGGAACAATTAAAGATGCTGGTGATGATCCAGATGCGACACATGGTGCTTTAATTAAAGCTGCTGTTTCTTGGTGTGAAAAACCTGGTATCACCCTTGATGGCGGTGTTGGTGTTGGCCGAGTTACAAAAGAAGGACTCCCAGTACCGGTCGGTGAAGCTGCAATAAACCCGGTACCGCGGAAAATGATTTACGAAACTGCTGAAGAAGTACTATCCTCCCATGGACTAATAAGAGGGATCAAAATTATTATTTCTGTTCCTGATGGTGAAAAAATGGCAGAAAAAACGCTCAATAAGCGACTTGGAATAATCGGCGGGATTTCAATATTAGGGACTAGAGGAACTGTTATACCATTTTCTAGTTCTGCATATATGGCAAGCATCGTGCAAGCCATAAGTGTGGCACGGGCAAGTAAGTGTGATCACGCAGTAATAACCACTGGAGGCCGAAGTGAAAAATTCGGGATCAAACAATATCCTGACCTTGCAGAAGAGGCATTTGTTGAAATGGGTGATTTCGTAGGCTTTACCTTAAAACAATGTAAACGTCAGGGGATTAAGAAAGTATCTTTGGTTGGAATGATGGGAAAATTCTCAAAAGTAGCACAAGGTGTCATGATGGTTCATTCCAAAAGTGCACCCGTTGATTTTAACTTTTTAGCAAATGTGGCTTCTGAAGCAGGTGTTAAAGATCAACAGCTGATCCAAACAATTCGACAAGCTAATACTGCGTCACAAGTAGGTGATCTCATGCTTGAGCTTGGTTATCATGACTTTTTTACGATTCTTTGTGACTATTGCTGCACAGCTGGATTAAAAGAAGTTGGCGGCGGAATTTCGATTGAAACAAGTTTGTACTCCATGAAGGGGACGTTACTTGGAAAGGCAGGGAAAAATGACAAAGAAGGTTAA
- a CDS encoding precorrin-8X methylmutase, which translates to MDFRTEFKPLTVQPQEIEGLSFNMIDSEFGEHAFTEQQYKIVQRVVHASADFELGHSMLFHDDAIKAGINAIRNGEQVYADVQMILSGVSKGRIEKHGGSVNVYISDQDVMEEAKRLNTTRAIISVRKAIKQFDGGIFAIGNAPTALLELIRLIKEGEAKPSLVIGLPVGFVSAPESKEELAKLDVPFITNIGRKGGSTITVAALNAISLLAEKD; encoded by the coding sequence ATGGATTTTCGTACGGAATTTAAGCCTTTAACTGTACAGCCTCAAGAAATTGAGGGATTGAGTTTTAACATGATAGATTCAGAGTTTGGTGAACATGCTTTTACAGAACAGCAGTACAAGATTGTTCAGCGGGTTGTTCATGCTTCTGCTGATTTCGAATTGGGACATAGTATGCTTTTTCATGACGACGCCATCAAAGCAGGGATAAATGCCATCCGAAATGGGGAACAGGTTTATGCGGATGTTCAAATGATATTAAGTGGAGTCAGTAAAGGGAGAATTGAAAAACATGGCGGAAGCGTGAATGTTTATATTTCCGATCAAGATGTAATGGAAGAAGCAAAACGATTAAATACAACTCGTGCAATCATTTCAGTGCGGAAAGCAATTAAGCAATTTGATGGCGGGATTTTTGCAATCGGGAATGCTCCAACTGCATTATTGGAATTAATTCGACTTATTAAAGAAGGAGAAGCAAAACCAAGTTTAGTCATCGGGCTTCCAGTAGGATTTGTTTCAGCTCCTGAATCAAAAGAAGAGTTAGCAAAATTAGATGTACCTTTTATTACAAATATAGGCAGAAAAGGCGGTAGTACGATTACAGTTGCGGCTCTAAATGCAATCTCTCTTCTAGCTGAAAAGGATTAA
- the cobK gene encoding precorrin-6A reductase yields MILFLAGTSDARALAIKIKEAGYRLLTTVVTENAGMEMRKAGLDVYVGRLTSEDFVRVIREQGFNAVVDASHPFAEEASKNALLGAKEADIPYIRYERESQSYENNGITLVDSYEEAAEIAAEKKGVIMLTTGSKTLQTFTQKLLNQPDTRVIARMLPRKDNMEKCEQLGLPQKDIVAIQGPFTKEFNLALYKQYGVTTMITKESGKAGSVDEKLEAAIELGIETIMIKRPKINYGNAYSDFSDILAHINKILNNPKINGDIGGNEDGFSYGI; encoded by the coding sequence ATGATTCTATTTTTAGCTGGAACCAGTGATGCAAGAGCGTTAGCCATAAAGATAAAAGAGGCTGGATACAGACTGCTGACAACTGTAGTTACTGAAAATGCCGGAATGGAAATGAGGAAGGCTGGACTAGATGTTTATGTTGGCCGTCTAACCAGTGAGGATTTTGTGAGAGTTATTAGAGAACAAGGATTTAATGCGGTTGTCGATGCGAGCCACCCATTTGCGGAAGAAGCAAGTAAAAATGCTCTATTAGGAGCGAAAGAAGCTGATATACCATACATCCGCTATGAACGTGAATCACAATCCTATGAAAATAACGGAATAACATTGGTCGACAGCTATGAGGAAGCAGCAGAAATAGCAGCTGAAAAAAAGGGAGTTATTATGCTCACTACAGGAAGCAAGACCTTGCAGACATTTACTCAGAAACTTCTAAATCAGCCTGACACTCGTGTGATTGCCCGGATGCTGCCAAGAAAAGATAATATGGAGAAATGTGAGCAGTTGGGACTGCCGCAAAAAGACATCGTTGCCATACAAGGTCCTTTTACAAAGGAGTTTAATCTTGCGCTTTACAAGCAATATGGAGTTACAACAATGATTACAAAGGAAAGCGGAAAAGCAGGGTCTGTTGATGAAAAATTAGAAGCTGCAATCGAACTTGGCATTGAAACGATCATGATAAAGAGACCAAAGATTAATTATGGAAATGCTTATTCGGATTTTTCGGATATCCTGGCACATATAAATAAAATTCTAAATAACCCAAAAATAAATGGAGACATTGGAGGAAATGAAGATGGATTTTCGTACGGAATTTAA
- a CDS encoding sirohydrochlorin chelatase, whose amino-acid sequence MKAVLLVGHGSRDSEGNEQVRKTIEDLKPQLDRELLIETCFLEFETPTIEQGIQTCIEKGATSVFIIPMMLLAAGHSKIHIPAAIDEAKVKYPEVHFTYGRPFGIHEETVEICKDRLEEADGNITEPEHNTAVILLGRGGSDPDANSDLYKIARLLWEKLNYRLVEPAFMGVTDPLIKEGVERCIKLGAKKIIILPYFLFTGILIKRLENMMEEFGNEHPGIDFKLAGYFGFHSRLKTILKDRIEESLQGDVKMNCDTCLYRIEAMEHIDHHHHHHHDHDHDHDHHQHEHHNHHHEAQKL is encoded by the coding sequence ATGAAAGCTGTTTTACTAGTTGGACACGGAAGCCGGGATTCAGAAGGAAATGAGCAGGTAAGAAAAACAATAGAAGATTTAAAGCCGCAGCTCGACCGGGAGCTATTAATTGAAACGTGCTTCTTAGAGTTTGAAACACCTACAATTGAACAAGGCATTCAAACATGTATTGAAAAAGGGGCAACAAGTGTTTTTATTATTCCAATGATGTTATTAGCAGCTGGACATTCAAAGATTCATATACCAGCAGCCATTGATGAAGCAAAAGTAAAATATCCAGAGGTTCACTTTACATACGGAAGACCATTCGGAATTCACGAGGAAACGGTAGAAATTTGTAAAGATCGTTTAGAAGAAGCGGACGGGAACATAACCGAACCTGAACACAACACGGCAGTAATTTTGCTGGGTCGAGGCGGCAGCGATCCAGATGCGAATAGTGATTTATATAAAATTGCTCGCTTACTATGGGAAAAATTAAATTATAGGTTAGTAGAGCCGGCATTTATGGGTGTAACGGATCCATTAATTAAAGAAGGTGTAGAGCGCTGCATTAAATTAGGTGCGAAAAAAATTATTATACTACCATACTTTTTGTTCACCGGTATATTAATTAAGCGTCTTGAAAATATGATGGAAGAATTCGGAAATGAACATCCGGGTATTGATTTTAAGCTTGCGGGATATTTCGGGTTTCACTCTAGATTAAAAACAATTTTAAAAGACAGAATTGAAGAATCATTACAAGGTGACGTGAAAATGAATTGTGATACGTGTTTATACCGCATTGAAGCGATGGAGCATATTGATCATCACCACCACCACCATCACGACCACGATCATGATCATGACCATCATCAGCATGAGCACCACAACCATCATCATGAGGCACAAAAACTATGA
- the cobJ gene encoding precorrin-3B C(17)-methyltransferase: MRGKLLVIGFGPGSFEHMTNRAQEAIQESDYIIGYKTYVELIENLLTDQKIISTGMSEEVSRAQAAVRLAEEGYKVAVISSGDAGVYGMAGLVYEVLIDKGWKEETGVSVEVIPGISAINSCASLLGAPIMHDACTISLSDHLTPWDLIEKRIEAAAQADFVVALYNPKSGRRTRQIQEAQRILLQYRSPDTPVGLVKSAYRESEKIVTTDLAHMLDYDIGMLTTVVIGNSSTFFYDNKMITPRGYQRKYTLNTTEQRLKPHERLRHENEPWALHKGKNETDHSTEVKTIDGIAASLQLALEALSKVEGEPKRILENETVNNPVVSIFELAVSPGIANKKFTPDQMITLAEVVGDEGTMEYTPHHQIYLKIPTASPEVITQKLRSVGFLLEPIGDVFQLKACDFCEGEKKDSIPHAEELHQKLSGLELPKELKLGFNGCGMACFGAVNEDIGIVYRKGKFDLFLGAKTVGRTAHAGQPVAEGIEPDKLVEIIENIIYEYKEKGHPNERFFKYFKRVGKIQGYTYRDMTPKIEIEPAPCGD, encoded by the coding sequence GTGCGGGGAAAGTTACTTGTAATTGGTTTTGGACCTGGAAGTTTTGAACATATGACAAATAGAGCTCAGGAAGCCATACAAGAGAGCGATTATATCATTGGTTATAAAACATATGTTGAGTTAATAGAAAATCTCTTGACCGATCAGAAAATTATTAGTACAGGAATGTCCGAGGAAGTAAGTCGTGCTCAAGCGGCTGTCCGTCTTGCTGAAGAAGGATATAAAGTTGCAGTCATTTCCAGTGGTGATGCAGGTGTTTATGGGATGGCAGGCCTGGTCTATGAAGTATTAATTGATAAAGGGTGGAAAGAAGAAACAGGTGTAAGTGTCGAGGTGATCCCTGGTATATCAGCCATTAATTCCTGTGCTTCTCTTCTTGGTGCACCAATCATGCATGATGCATGCACGATTAGTTTAAGTGATCATTTAACTCCATGGGATCTAATTGAAAAACGAATTGAAGCGGCCGCACAAGCTGATTTTGTTGTAGCTCTGTATAACCCAAAGAGTGGACGCCGCACAAGACAAATTCAAGAGGCACAAAGGATATTATTACAATATCGATCACCCGATACACCAGTTGGGCTGGTGAAGAGTGCATATCGTGAGAGCGAAAAGATTGTGACAACCGATCTTGCACATATGCTTGATTACGATATCGGTATGCTGACGACTGTAGTTATTGGGAATTCATCTACGTTTTTTTATGATAATAAAATGATTACACCAAGGGGGTATCAAAGGAAGTATACATTAAATACAACTGAACAAAGATTAAAACCGCATGAACGCTTAAGACATGAAAATGAACCATGGGCACTCCATAAAGGCAAGAATGAAACTGATCATAGTACTGAAGTAAAAACTATAGACGGTATTGCTGCTTCCTTACAATTAGCTCTAGAAGCTCTTAGTAAAGTTGAAGGTGAACCTAAAAGGATTCTGGAAAACGAGACTGTTAATAATCCAGTAGTATCGATTTTTGAATTAGCCGTAAGTCCAGGAATCGCAAATAAGAAGTTTACACCAGACCAAATGATAACTCTCGCTGAGGTAGTCGGAGATGAGGGGACAATGGAATACACCCCGCACCATCAAATATATTTAAAAATTCCAACTGCGAGTCCTGAGGTCATTACTCAAAAATTAAGAAGTGTAGGTTTCCTATTAGAACCTATTGGTGATGTTTTTCAGCTGAAAGCTTGTGATTTCTGCGAAGGCGAGAAAAAGGATTCCATCCCTCATGCTGAAGAGTTACATCAAAAGCTAAGCGGACTTGAATTGCCTAAAGAGCTGAAGCTTGGCTTCAATGGCTGCGGTATGGCGTGCTTTGGTGCAGTAAACGAGGACATTGGAATTGTTTATAGAAAAGGAAAGTTTGATTTGTTTTTGGGAGCGAAAACGGTAGGAAGAACAGCTCATGCAGGACAGCCTGTGGCGGAAGGTATTGAGCCAGATAAACTAGTGGAGATTATTGAAAATATTATATACGAGTATAAAGAGAAAGGTCATCCGAATGAAAGGTTCTTTAAGTACTTTAAACGTGTCGGGAAAATTCAGGGCTATACCTATAGAGACATGACACCGAAGATAGAAATTGAACCAGCTCCATGCGGAGACTAA
- a CDS encoding (2Fe-2S) ferredoxin domain-containing protein, translating into MTTWNLRETKHHVLICNGSSCMRKGGEEVTQAIREEVTNMNLDTLIHTTRTRCNGRCKDACVVIVYPEGTWYKAITPEIGSKIVQKHLAGKEILEEAVIYKYDQQGFAAPENTECVAGISKPIK; encoded by the coding sequence ATGACAACTTGGAATTTGAGGGAAACGAAACATCATGTATTAATTTGCAATGGCAGCAGCTGTATGAGGAAAGGAGGCGAGGAGGTTACGCAGGCGATTAGGGAGGAAGTCACAAATATGAATCTTGATACCTTGATACATACGACACGAACCCGCTGTAACGGAAGATGCAAGGATGCTTGTGTTGTAATTGTGTATCCTGAAGGAACATGGTACAAGGCGATTACTCCGGAAATTGGAAGTAAAATCGTACAGAAACATTTGGCTGGAAAAGAAATTTTAGAAGAAGCCGTTATTTACAAATATGATCAACAAGGTTTTGCTGCTCCGGAAAACACAGAGTGTGTAGCCGGAATATCCAAACCAATAAAATAA